Proteins encoded within one genomic window of Schaalia sp. HMT-172:
- a CDS encoding RNA-binding protein has product MLADALEHLVSGIVDHPEDVEVTPRSMRRGQLLEVRVNPEDLGRVIGRGGRTARALRTVMGALSTRGTVRVDVVDTDRE; this is encoded by the coding sequence ATGCTCGCCGACGCGTTGGAGCACCTGGTCAGCGGCATCGTTGACCACCCCGAAGATGTCGAGGTGACCCCCCGTTCGATGCGACGCGGTCAGCTCCTGGAGGTTCGCGTGAACCCCGAGGATCTGGGTCGAGTCATCGGGCGCGGCGGTCGGACGGCTCGCGCGCTGCGCACCGTCATGGGTGCGCTGTCGACGCGTGGCACCGTCCGAGTCGACGTCGTCGACACGGATCGCGAGTAA
- a CDS encoding amidohydrolase family protein has product MILTGVGLWAQDAAARPRWVSGTWSLEGGTIRRVSEDERPRARHAGFILPGLVDAHCHIGYSKTGAVDADEMARQAALTLASGVTLVRDCGVPVDNSGVQALAGPRLIRCGRHVARPKRYMRDLPIDVHDQSELPGVLTSMAESSDGWVKIVGDWIDRSAGADADLMPLWDPSVLVDAVAAVHEAGARIAVHAFSHRVIDSLIEAGVDDIEHGTGIDRDQASEIAARGIAVTPTLRQVELFADFAEQAGSKYPVYAATMRAMFEERRDHFQMLIDSGVLLLQGTDSGGYQQHGSIAGELALWSSWGASAQLIIDASTWVSQRYLGRPGLVEGGEGDLIVLDEDPRIDPVALARPSAVYVGGERAWVRP; this is encoded by the coding sequence ATGATCCTTACCGGCGTCGGCCTGTGGGCCCAGGACGCGGCCGCTCGCCCGCGGTGGGTGAGCGGCACGTGGTCGCTCGAGGGCGGGACAATTCGCCGCGTGAGCGAAGACGAGCGCCCCCGCGCACGTCACGCGGGATTCATCCTGCCGGGCCTGGTCGACGCCCACTGTCACATCGGCTATTCAAAGACCGGCGCCGTTGACGCCGACGAGATGGCACGCCAGGCGGCGCTCACGCTCGCCAGTGGCGTAACGCTCGTGCGCGACTGCGGGGTGCCCGTTGACAACTCGGGCGTGCAGGCGCTGGCTGGCCCCCGCCTCATCCGTTGCGGGCGACACGTCGCCCGCCCCAAGCGCTACATGCGCGACTTGCCCATCGACGTCCACGACCAGTCGGAGCTGCCGGGGGTCCTGACATCCATGGCGGAGAGCTCCGACGGGTGGGTCAAGATCGTCGGCGACTGGATCGACCGCTCGGCCGGCGCCGACGCCGATCTCATGCCCCTGTGGGACCCGTCGGTGCTCGTCGACGCCGTCGCAGCCGTTCACGAGGCCGGGGCGCGCATCGCGGTCCACGCCTTCTCTCACCGGGTCATCGACTCTCTCATCGAGGCCGGAGTCGACGACATTGAACACGGCACCGGTATCGATCGCGATCAGGCCAGCGAGATCGCTGCTCGCGGCATCGCGGTGACGCCGACACTGCGCCAGGTCGAGCTCTTCGCCGACTTCGCCGAGCAAGCCGGCTCGAAATACCCCGTCTACGCCGCCACCATGCGCGCCATGTTCGAGGAGCGGCGCGACCACTTCCAGATGCTCATCGACTCCGGGGTGCTGCTGCTGCAGGGCACGGATTCGGGCGGCTACCAGCAGCACGGCTCTATCGCGGGTGAGCTGGCCCTGTGGTCGAGCTGGGGCGCCAGCGCTCAGCTCATCATCGACGCCTCCACCTGGGTGAGCCAGCGCTACCTGGGGCGCCCCGGCCTCGTCGAGGGAGGAGAGGGCGACCTCATCGTGCTCGATGAGGATCCGCGCATCGATCCGGTGGCCCTCGCGCGTCCCAGCGCCGTGTACGTCGGGGGAGAGCGTGCGTGGGTGCGCCCGTAA
- the rpsP gene encoding 30S ribosomal protein S16 encodes MAVRIRLKRVGKIHAAQYRVVVVDSRKKRDGRVIEEVGYYDPQPNPSIIRIDSERAQYWLGVGAQPSDQVRNLLVLTGDIAKFNGKADAVSRVKVSENDKAAQAEQAVKDAEAAAEKSKAAASAKKAEEEAAAAAAEAEKASEEAAGEDA; translated from the coding sequence GTGGCAGTTCGAATTCGCCTGAAGCGCGTGGGTAAGATCCACGCCGCCCAGTACCGCGTCGTCGTCGTCGATTCCCGCAAGAAGCGTGACGGCCGCGTCATCGAAGAGGTCGGCTACTACGATCCTCAGCCCAACCCGTCGATCATCCGCATCGACTCTGAGCGCGCCCAGTACTGGCTCGGCGTCGGCGCTCAGCCCTCCGACCAGGTCCGCAACCTGCTGGTCCTGACCGGTGACATCGCTAAGTTCAACGGCAAGGCCGACGCGGTTTCCCGCGTCAAGGTCTCCGAGAACGACAAGGCCGCCCAGGCCGAGCAGGCCGTCAAGGACGCCGAGGCTGCGGCCGAGAAGTCCAAGGCCGCCGCCTCCGCGAAGAAGGCCGAGGAAGAGGCCGCTGCTGCCGCCGCCGAGGCCGAGAAGGCTTCCGAAGAAGCCGCCGGAGAGGATGCCTGA
- the ffh gene encoding signal recognition particle protein, with the protein MFGNLSDRLTQSFRTLRSRGVLTESDVDQAISDIRRALIDADVALPVVRQFTTQVREKAYGAARSKALNPGQQVVSIVHEELVEILGGATRELAFAESGPTVFMLAGLQGAGKTTLAGKLGKWLREEGKTVLLVASDLQRPNAVQQLQVVGERAGVKVWAPEPGNGVGNPVEVARSGVEFARQSGINVVIVDTAGRLGVDQEMMDQAIAIRDAVRPHEIMFVLDAMVGQDAVTTSTAFRDGVGFTGVVLSKLDGDARGGAALSVRGVTGAPILFASTGEGLDDFERFHPDRMAGRILDMGDILTLIEQAEKKMDAEEAEKVASKALAGQLTLADFLSQLQQIKKLGSMKKMLGMIPGAAQLRDQIENFDEREVDRVEAIVRSMTPAEREDVSILNGSRRARIARGSGTTVAEVNQLVQRFEAAREMMGQMGQMGGGMPGMGAMPGRGGKAKQKANARKAQAQRARMKKKARSGNPAKRRQQELEAMLPPSERSAPQGSSFGAPAPAPRPTIDDLPDDVKRMLGQL; encoded by the coding sequence GTGTTTGGAAACCTGTCAGATCGCCTGACCCAATCCTTCCGCACCCTGCGCAGCCGCGGGGTCCTGACCGAGTCGGACGTCGATCAGGCGATTTCCGACATCCGTCGCGCCCTCATCGACGCGGACGTCGCGCTCCCCGTCGTTCGCCAGTTCACCACCCAGGTGCGCGAGAAGGCCTACGGCGCGGCGCGCTCGAAGGCCCTCAACCCCGGCCAGCAGGTTGTCTCTATCGTCCACGAGGAGCTCGTGGAGATCCTGGGTGGCGCGACGCGCGAGCTCGCCTTCGCCGAGTCCGGTCCCACCGTCTTCATGCTCGCTGGCCTCCAGGGCGCCGGTAAGACGACGCTCGCCGGAAAGCTGGGTAAGTGGCTGCGTGAGGAAGGCAAGACCGTCCTCCTCGTCGCATCCGACCTCCAGCGCCCCAACGCCGTCCAGCAGCTTCAGGTCGTCGGTGAACGCGCCGGCGTGAAGGTGTGGGCACCCGAGCCGGGCAACGGCGTGGGCAACCCGGTCGAGGTCGCGAGAAGCGGCGTCGAGTTCGCCCGCCAGAGCGGCATCAACGTCGTCATCGTCGACACCGCCGGCCGCCTGGGCGTCGACCAGGAGATGATGGACCAGGCGATCGCGATCCGCGACGCGGTGCGCCCCCACGAAATCATGTTCGTCCTGGACGCCATGGTCGGTCAGGACGCGGTCACCACCTCCACGGCCTTCCGTGACGGCGTCGGCTTCACCGGCGTCGTCCTGTCCAAGCTCGATGGCGACGCGCGAGGCGGCGCGGCCCTGTCCGTGCGCGGCGTGACCGGCGCGCCTATCCTCTTTGCCTCCACCGGCGAGGGCCTCGACGATTTCGAGCGATTCCACCCGGATCGTATGGCCGGGCGCATCCTCGACATGGGCGACATCCTCACCCTCATCGAGCAGGCCGAAAAGAAGATGGACGCGGAGGAGGCCGAAAAGGTCGCTTCCAAGGCCCTGGCTGGCCAGCTGACCCTCGCCGACTTCCTGAGCCAGCTCCAGCAGATCAAGAAGCTCGGCTCGATGAAGAAGATGCTCGGCATGATCCCGGGCGCCGCGCAGCTGCGAGACCAGATCGAGAACTTCGACGAGCGTGAGGTCGACCGCGTCGAGGCCATCGTCCGTTCGATGACCCCCGCGGAGCGCGAGGACGTGTCCATCCTCAACGGCTCCCGCCGCGCGCGCATCGCCCGCGGTTCGGGTACGACCGTCGCCGAGGTGAACCAGCTCGTTCAGCGTTTCGAGGCGGCCCGCGAGATGATGGGTCAGATGGGTCAGATGGGCGGGGGAATGCCTGGAATGGGCGCCATGCCCGGACGCGGCGGCAAGGCCAAGCAGAAGGCGAACGCCCGCAAGGCTCAGGCCCAGCGCGCCCGCATGAAGAAGAAGGCGCGTTCGGGCAATCCCGCCAAGCGCCGCCAGCAGGAGCTCGAAGCCATGCTGCCCCCGTCCGAGCGCAGCGCCCCGCAGGGCTCCTCCTTCGGTGCTCCGGCCCCCGCTCCGCGTCCGACGATCGATGATCTGCCCGACGACGTCAAGCGCATGCTCGGACAGCTCTGA
- the rimM gene encoding ribosome maturation factor RimM (Essential for efficient processing of 16S rRNA) codes for MQLTAAIVGPAHGLRGEVILDVRSDDPDVLAPGACLEVAGRDLALTVRAVRTHKDRVLASFEECTSREDAEALRGARLLVEEHEEEDAWYPHQLTGLEARTPAGEVLGTVSGLTPGTAQDLLLVATPNGRVMVPFVSALVPTVDVEGGLVVIDAPPGLFDDQAVSERDGK; via the coding sequence ATGCAGCTCACAGCCGCTATCGTCGGCCCGGCCCACGGCCTGCGCGGCGAGGTCATTCTCGACGTGCGCAGCGACGACCCTGATGTTCTCGCCCCCGGGGCGTGCCTGGAGGTCGCGGGGCGTGACCTGGCGCTGACCGTTCGTGCCGTGCGCACGCATAAGGACCGCGTGCTCGCATCCTTCGAGGAATGCACCTCGCGTGAGGATGCCGAGGCGCTGCGTGGCGCCCGCTTGCTCGTCGAGGAGCACGAGGAGGAGGATGCCTGGTACCCCCACCAGCTGACAGGGCTTGAGGCCCGCACGCCCGCGGGCGAGGTTCTCGGCACCGTGAGTGGCCTGACCCCCGGCACCGCCCAGGACCTCCTGCTCGTGGCGACCCCGAACGGGCGCGTCATGGTGCCCTTCGTGAGCGCCCTTGTGCCCACGGTCGACGTCGAAGGCGGCCTCGTCGTCATCGACGCGCCCCCGGGTCTCTTCGACGACCAGGCCGTCTCCGAGCGGGACGGGAAGTAG